The following are encoded in a window of Rhizobium leguminosarum genomic DNA:
- a CDS encoding 2-hydroxyacid dehydrogenase — protein sequence MPEVEILMTGAYPEWDMVDLEATYHIHRLWEAADRQELISRVGKDIRAIATRGELGASAELMAQLPKLEIVSCYGVGTDAIDLSYARANGIRVTNTPDVLTEDVADIAIGLLLATARQVPQADVFVRSGQWGSVAMPLVTRVSGKKVGIAGMGRIGKAIAGRAAAFGCDISYFARHDHQDVAYTYEPDLIALAGWADFLIVIVPGGEATMKIINAEVLEALGPKGILINVSRGTTVDEEALIAALQDRTIQAAGLDVFLNEPKIDARFLTLQNVVLQPHHGSGTVETRKAMGQLVRDNLAAHFAGHPLPTPVV from the coding sequence ATGCCTGAGGTAGAAATCTTGATGACCGGAGCTTATCCGGAATGGGACATGGTGGATCTGGAGGCGACCTACCACATCCATCGCCTCTGGGAAGCGGCAGACCGGCAGGAGCTGATCTCCAGGGTCGGCAAGGATATCCGCGCCATAGCGACCCGTGGCGAACTCGGAGCGTCCGCAGAGTTGATGGCGCAATTGCCGAAACTGGAAATTGTCTCCTGTTACGGCGTCGGCACCGACGCCATCGACTTGTCCTATGCCCGCGCCAACGGCATTCGCGTCACCAACACCCCTGATGTGCTCACCGAAGATGTCGCCGATATCGCCATCGGACTGCTGCTTGCGACGGCAAGGCAGGTCCCGCAGGCCGATGTTTTCGTCCGCTCCGGTCAATGGGGCAGCGTTGCCATGCCGCTGGTGACGCGCGTCTCGGGCAAGAAGGTGGGGATCGCCGGCATGGGGCGGATCGGCAAGGCGATCGCCGGAAGGGCTGCCGCTTTCGGCTGCGACATCTCCTATTTCGCCCGCCATGATCACCAGGATGTTGCCTACACCTACGAGCCCGACCTGATCGCGCTTGCCGGTTGGGCCGATTTTCTGATCGTCATCGTCCCCGGTGGGGAGGCGACCATGAAGATCATCAACGCTGAAGTGCTTGAAGCACTCGGCCCGAAAGGCATCTTGATCAATGTTTCGCGCGGAACGACCGTCGACGAAGAGGCGCTGATCGCAGCCCTTCAAGACCGCACCATTCAGGCTGCGGGCCTTGACGTCTTCCTGAACGAACCCAAGATCGATGCACGTTTCCTGACCCTCCAAAACGTCGTGTTGCAGCCCCATCACGGCTCTGGCACTGTCGAGACCCGCAAGGCCATGGGCCAACTGGTCAGAGATAATCTCGCTGCGCATTTTGCGGGTCACCCGCTTCCAACTCCCGTCGTGTGA
- a CDS encoding NAD(P)-dependent oxidoreductase, whose protein sequence is MQDDYRADVAVIGAGIMGTAIVTRLIETGHKVSVFDLDTEKVAALQAKGARAAGSVEEAVSWSTFCVLSLNHANIVRAVVFGEKGVAAAADADKVLIDMSSIDPADTADMATRLRRETGMAWVDCPLSGGVPGALSGRLTIMAGGSSEDFERARVVMRHLAANYTLMGVSGAGQTTKLINQLFCAVLFQAVAEAVKLAEAGGVDPAAIPAALGGGRADSRILQEFMAKFAARDFSPTGRIDNMLKDLDSLQAFALKTKTPLPMTGSVVEIHRLLCAAGLGPKDSAEMMRLLDGFQAD, encoded by the coding sequence ATGCAGGATGACTACAGAGCAGATGTCGCCGTCATCGGTGCCGGCATCATGGGAACGGCGATCGTCACCCGATTGATCGAAACCGGGCATAAGGTATCGGTCTTCGACCTGGATACCGAAAAAGTTGCGGCTTTGCAGGCCAAGGGCGCGCGCGCGGCCGGCTCCGTGGAGGAAGCGGTCTCATGGTCGACGTTTTGCGTGCTCAGCCTCAATCACGCAAACATCGTCCGCGCTGTCGTCTTCGGCGAAAAGGGCGTTGCGGCGGCGGCGGATGCCGACAAGGTGCTGATCGATATGTCCTCGATCGACCCGGCCGACACGGCCGACATGGCGACGCGGCTGCGTCGAGAAACCGGCATGGCATGGGTGGATTGCCCGCTTTCCGGCGGCGTGCCAGGTGCGCTGAGCGGACGCCTGACGATTATGGCCGGCGGCAGCTCTGAGGATTTCGAACGGGCACGCGTGGTGATGCGGCATCTTGCCGCCAATTACACGCTGATGGGTGTATCCGGCGCGGGGCAGACCACGAAGCTGATCAATCAATTGTTTTGCGCCGTGCTGTTTCAGGCCGTCGCGGAGGCGGTCAAGCTCGCTGAAGCCGGCGGCGTCGATCCGGCCGCCATTCCGGCCGCCCTTGGCGGCGGCAGGGCGGACAGCCGCATATTGCAGGAATTCATGGCTAAATTCGCCGCCCGGGATTTCTCGCCGACAGGCAGAATCGACAACATGTTGAAGGACCTGGATTCGCTTCAAGCCTTTGCGCTGAAGACGAAGACGCCATTGCCGATGACCGGCTCTGTGGTCGAGATCCACCGCCTGCTCTGCGCTGCCGGGCTTGGGCCAAAAGACTCGGCCGAGATGATGCGCCTTCTCGATGGATTTCAGGCCGATTGA
- a CDS encoding gluconokinase, with protein MDFEKKAPPLAVVVMGVSGCGKSSVGEHLAARNGVPFLEGDQLHPAQNVEKMAQGIPLTDDDRLPWLDRIGEEIRTAQKVSQGLVISCSALKRSYRDRLSQAADGHLAFVFLEGSRDLLLSRMQARQGHFMPATLLDSQLQTLEPPTGEANVVTVAIDNALDDIVALACKGLSGMAVKGGDYHAG; from the coding sequence ATGGATTTCGAGAAAAAGGCGCCACCTCTGGCCGTCGTCGTCATGGGCGTCAGTGGCTGCGGTAAATCTTCGGTTGGAGAGCATCTCGCAGCTCGAAACGGCGTGCCGTTTCTGGAGGGCGACCAGCTCCACCCGGCTCAAAACGTCGAGAAGATGGCGCAGGGCATACCGTTGACCGACGACGACCGCCTGCCGTGGCTCGACCGGATCGGCGAGGAAATAAGGACCGCGCAAAAAGTATCGCAAGGGCTGGTGATTTCCTGTTCGGCGCTGAAGAGAAGCTATCGGGACAGGTTGAGTCAAGCGGCGGACGGGCATCTCGCCTTTGTTTTCCTGGAAGGATCCCGCGACCTGTTGCTGTCGCGGATGCAGGCCCGTCAGGGCCATTTCATGCCCGCGACTTTGCTCGACAGCCAGTTGCAGACGCTGGAGCCGCCGACCGGTGAAGCTAATGTCGTGACGGTGGCGATCGATAATGCGTTGGATGATATTGTGGCACTGGCTTGCAAGGGACTGAGCGGCATGGCCGTCAAGGGAGGAGATTATCATGCAGGATGA
- a CDS encoding LacI family DNA-binding transcriptional regulator — MKNEDEPKDKRLKPGDAQKLTMAEVAKYVGVSAMTVSRAFRQDASVSEETRKRIMEAVDALGYVLDLSAGSLSSRRSGFIAALVPSINNSNFSDTARGMTDALQNTGLQLLLGYTDYSAEKEEELIEAMLRRRPEGIILTGGSHTARARRMLAKAGIPVVETWELPENPINQVVGFSNSEAMALLVRTLASQGYRKFGYIGGTTARDTRGSQRRSGFQRTVEELGLGPGRMISFGVPPITMEQGGQAVVSLLERWPDTEVVLCVSDLSAFGAIMECTRRGMKVPRDIAIAGFGDYEISSICHPRITTINVDCYGIGRQAAARLLDALHTGEATGDEITLTSYKVVLRESTDRNGAPTA, encoded by the coding sequence GTGAAAAACGAGGATGAGCCGAAAGACAAACGTCTCAAGCCGGGAGACGCTCAAAAGCTGACGATGGCGGAGGTCGCCAAATATGTCGGCGTTTCTGCCATGACCGTTTCGCGTGCCTTTCGCCAGGATGCGAGCGTTTCCGAGGAGACTCGGAAGCGCATCATGGAGGCCGTCGACGCACTCGGCTATGTGCTCGACCTGTCTGCCGGCAGTCTTTCGTCGAGGCGGAGCGGCTTCATCGCTGCCCTGGTGCCCTCGATCAACAATTCGAATTTTTCCGACACCGCCCGCGGCATGACCGATGCGCTGCAGAATACCGGCCTTCAGCTCCTTCTCGGCTATACCGACTATTCGGCGGAGAAGGAAGAAGAGCTGATCGAGGCGATGCTGCGCCGCCGGCCTGAAGGCATCATCCTGACCGGTGGTTCGCACACGGCGCGCGCGCGGCGCATGCTGGCAAAAGCCGGCATTCCCGTTGTCGAGACCTGGGAGCTTCCGGAAAATCCGATCAATCAGGTCGTCGGCTTTTCCAACAGCGAGGCGATGGCCCTGCTGGTGCGGACGCTTGCCAGTCAGGGATATCGGAAGTTCGGCTATATCGGTGGAACGACGGCGCGCGATACGCGCGGCAGCCAGCGGCGAAGCGGTTTCCAGAGAACAGTCGAAGAACTCGGCCTCGGACCGGGACGAATGATTTCCTTCGGCGTGCCGCCCATCACCATGGAACAGGGCGGCCAGGCGGTCGTCAGCCTGCTGGAGCGCTGGCCGGACACGGAAGTGGTTCTCTGCGTCTCCGACCTTTCGGCCTTCGGGGCCATCATGGAATGCACGCGCAGGGGCATGAAGGTTCCGCGGGACATCGCCATTGCCGGTTTCGGCGATTACGAGATCTCGTCCATATGTCATCCGCGCATCACCACCATCAATGTGGACTGTTACGGCATCGGTCGTCAGGCCGCCGCCCGCCTGCTGGATGCCCTCCATACCGGCGAGGCGACTGGCGATGAGATCACATTGACGAGCTATAAGGTTGTCTTGCGCGAAAGCACGGATCGTAACGGCGCGCCAACCGCTTGA
- a CDS encoding vWA domain-containing protein produces the protein MTVDKELEKLSRLTPPAATSEARARALAAAMQAFDTAENNAPAAQGNAKGWRQSSIINWIWSPVVNKKFLAGSALATLLVIPAAGYLAIELTRNQLPIVDQTEIAGNLSKNNAPKPIDEAARQSAKPITVVPQLRPAIPETSGLAEQPAADSAPALQDKEQQAAAKSAASQLPDFSADEISTLLNKSEGSAAALGGAKRSVPAAPGIAPQQQFAEPMAAIAPSPAPPAEGRVQMQLDPNRERFANAAANPIKSVATDPVSTFAADVDSASYAFARRSLTGGTMPDPQSVRVEEMINYFPYDWPGPDNPDQPFKATVTVMPTPWNHDTELMHVAIKGYDIAPATTPHANLVFLIDVSGSMDEPDKLPLLKSAFLLLVNRLKPDDTVSIVTYAGNAGTVLQPTRVAEKSKILSAIDRLEPGGSTGGAEGIEAAYDLAKQAFVKDGVNRVMLATDGDFNVGPSSDEDLKRIIEERRKDGIFLTVLGFGRGNLNDSLMQTLAQNGNGSAAYIDTLAEAQKTLVEEAGSTLFPIASDVKFQVEFNPERIAEYRLIGYETRALNREDFNNDRVDAGDIGSGHSVTAIYEITPKGSPAVMNDDLRYGAANKVPADTADSTRQGELAFVKMRYKRPGEDKSALITTPVNDGNAVATIDAAPQDVRFSVAVAAFSQKLSRIAALDSYSYQAIADLAAASRGTDTFGYRSDFLSLVRLADGLSQR, from the coding sequence ATGACCGTGGACAAGGAACTCGAAAAGCTCTCCCGCCTGACACCGCCGGCCGCGACGTCGGAGGCGCGTGCGCGTGCGCTTGCTGCCGCGATGCAGGCCTTCGACACCGCAGAAAATAATGCGCCGGCCGCCCAAGGAAATGCGAAAGGCTGGCGTCAAAGCTCCATCATCAACTGGATATGGAGCCCTGTCGTGAACAAGAAATTCCTCGCCGGTTCAGCCCTTGCGACACTGCTCGTCATTCCCGCCGCCGGCTATCTCGCGATCGAGCTGACCCGCAACCAATTGCCAATCGTCGACCAGACTGAGATCGCCGGTAACCTTTCGAAGAATAACGCGCCGAAACCGATCGACGAAGCGGCGCGCCAGTCTGCGAAACCCATTACGGTTGTGCCTCAGCTTCGGCCGGCAATCCCCGAAACGAGCGGACTTGCCGAACAACCCGCTGCTGACAGCGCGCCAGCTTTGCAGGACAAGGAGCAGCAAGCCGCCGCGAAATCGGCTGCGTCGCAGCTCCCTGATTTCAGCGCCGACGAGATATCCACTCTCCTGAATAAATCGGAAGGTTCTGCCGCTGCACTCGGAGGGGCCAAACGCTCCGTGCCTGCCGCTCCCGGCATCGCCCCCCAGCAGCAGTTTGCCGAACCGATGGCCGCCATCGCCCCTTCGCCTGCTCCGCCTGCGGAGGGGCGCGTGCAGATGCAGCTCGATCCCAATCGCGAGCGGTTTGCCAATGCGGCGGCCAATCCGATCAAGAGCGTCGCGACGGATCCGGTTTCGACCTTCGCCGCCGACGTCGACAGCGCGTCCTATGCCTTCGCCCGCCGGTCGTTGACCGGCGGGACGATGCCCGATCCGCAATCGGTTCGGGTCGAGGAGATGATCAATTATTTCCCCTATGACTGGCCGGGCCCTGACAATCCCGACCAGCCGTTCAAGGCGACGGTGACTGTCATGCCGACCCCGTGGAACCACGACACGGAATTGATGCATGTGGCGATCAAGGGCTATGACATCGCGCCGGCGACCACGCCGCACGCCAATCTGGTCTTCCTGATCGACGTGTCGGGCTCGATGGACGAGCCGGACAAGCTGCCGCTGCTGAAGAGCGCCTTCCTGCTCCTCGTCAACAGGCTGAAACCCGACGATACCGTCTCGATCGTCACCTATGCCGGCAATGCCGGCACGGTGCTCCAGCCGACACGCGTGGCGGAGAAATCGAAGATCCTGTCGGCGATCGACAGGCTGGAGCCCGGAGGTTCGACTGGCGGCGCAGAAGGCATCGAGGCGGCCTATGACCTTGCCAAACAGGCCTTTGTCAAGGACGGCGTCAACCGGGTGATGCTGGCGACCGATGGCGACTTCAATGTCGGCCCGTCGAGCGATGAGGATTTGAAGCGCATCATCGAGGAAAGACGCAAGGACGGTATCTTCCTCACTGTTCTCGGTTTCGGGCGGGGCAATCTCAACGATTCTCTGATGCAGACGCTGGCGCAGAACGGCAACGGCAGCGCCGCCTATATCGACACCTTGGCCGAGGCGCAAAAGACGCTGGTCGAAGAGGCCGGATCGACGCTGTTTCCGATCGCCAGCGACGTCAAGTTCCAGGTCGAGTTCAACCCGGAACGGATCGCCGAATACCGCTTGATCGGCTACGAGACGCGGGCGCTGAACCGCGAGGATTTCAACAATGACCGCGTCGATGCCGGCGATATCGGCTCCGGCCACAGCGTCACGGCGATTTACGAGATTACGCCCAAGGGAAGCCCCGCGGTGATGAATGACGACCTGCGTTATGGCGCAGCCAATAAGGTGCCGGCCGACACCGCCGACAGCACCCGTCAAGGCGAGCTTGCCTTCGTCAAGATGCGCTACAAGCGGCCGGGAGAGGACAAGAGCGCTCTCATCACCACCCCTGTTAATGACGGCAACGCGGTCGCCACCATCGATGCCGCGCCGCAGGATGTCCGCTTCTCGGTGGCCGTCGCCGCCTTCAGTCAGAAACTGAGCCGCATCGCCGCTCTCGACTCGTATTCCTACCAGGCGATTGCCGATCTCGCCGCGGCATCACGGGGGACTGACACCTTCGGCTACAGGTCGGATTTCCTCAGCCTCGTTCGTTTGGCGGACGGCCTCAGCCAACGATGA
- a CDS encoding L-idonate 5-dehydrogenase — translation MKAIVIHAAKDLRIEEREPEVAGAGQVEIAIEAGGICGSDLHYYNHGGFGTVRLREPMILGHEIAGTVKALGSGVDDLAVGDRVAVSPSRPCNHCQYCLKGQQNHCLNMRFYGSAMPMPHIQGGFRQRLVAERWQCHKVTDGISIHEAAFAEPFAVTLHAANRAGSLLGKRVLVTGCGPIGMLAIVAARVLGAREIVATDVTDSVLAIARTSGADQTINVATHASDLAAYSAEKGYFDVMFEASGNEKAVRAGLETLKPRAILVQLGLGGDVSIPQNMIVAKEIEMRGTFRFHEEFALAVELINARRVDLKPLLTSVFGIEEAVAAFELASDRSKSMKVQIAF, via the coding sequence ATGAAAGCCATCGTCATTCATGCCGCCAAGGATCTCAGGATCGAAGAGCGCGAGCCGGAGGTTGCGGGCGCCGGGCAGGTGGAGATTGCCATCGAAGCCGGCGGCATATGCGGTTCCGATCTGCATTATTACAATCATGGCGGGTTTGGCACTGTTCGCCTGCGCGAACCGATGATCCTTGGCCATGAGATCGCCGGCACGGTCAAGGCGCTGGGCTCCGGCGTCGACGATCTTGCCGTCGGAGACCGTGTCGCGGTTTCCCCGAGCCGGCCGTGCAACCATTGCCAATATTGCCTGAAAGGACAGCAAAACCACTGCCTCAACATGCGGTTTTACGGCAGCGCCATGCCGATGCCGCATATTCAGGGCGGTTTTCGCCAGCGGCTGGTGGCAGAGCGTTGGCAGTGCCACAAGGTTACGGACGGCATTTCCATCCATGAGGCAGCCTTTGCCGAGCCCTTTGCCGTGACGCTGCATGCGGCAAACCGCGCCGGGTCGCTGCTCGGCAAACGGGTGCTTGTCACCGGTTGCGGCCCCATTGGGATGTTGGCGATCGTCGCGGCGCGCGTCCTCGGCGCCCGTGAGATCGTCGCGACCGACGTGACCGACAGCGTTCTGGCGATTGCCCGCACCAGCGGCGCCGACCAAACCATCAACGTTGCCACGCATGCTTCCGACCTTGCGGCCTACAGTGCCGAAAAGGGATATTTCGATGTCATGTTCGAGGCGTCGGGCAATGAGAAAGCCGTGCGCGCAGGCCTGGAGACGCTTAAACCCCGCGCTATTCTCGTGCAGCTCGGCCTTGGCGGCGATGTTTCCATTCCGCAAAACATGATCGTTGCGAAGGAAATCGAGATGCGCGGGACATTCCGTTTTCACGAGGAATTTGCGCTCGCCGTCGAACTGATCAACGCGCGTCGAGTCGATCTGAAGCCGTTGCTGACGAGTGTCTTTGGGATCGAAGAGGCCGTTGCCGCCTTCGAATTGGCGAGCGACCGCAGCAAGTCCATGAAAGTCCAGATCGCTTTCTGA
- a CDS encoding SMP-30/gluconolactonase/LRE family protein: protein MFGQIDGTGFEVLDPRFESCFVGHARVERLWTGGRWLEGPAWFAAGRYLVFSDIPNNRMMRYDDTSGQTSVFRSPSNNSNGNTVDNQGRLITCEHLTRRVTRTEFDGRITVLADRIAGKRLNSPNDVTVKSDGTIWFTDPSYGILHDYEGDYGTEEIGGCHVYRHDPASGTTDQVASDFVKPNGLAFSPDETVLYIADTGATHLSGGPRHIRKLAVSNEGRLSDLGVFAECTAGLFDGFRVDRKGRIWTSAGDGVHAYDPDGTLIGKIHIPEGVSNVAFGGEKLNRLFITASTSLYAVYLTANGSRLG, encoded by the coding sequence ATGTTCGGGCAAATTGACGGGACGGGGTTTGAGGTTCTCGACCCTCGCTTTGAAAGCTGCTTCGTCGGTCACGCCCGCGTCGAGCGGCTTTGGACCGGCGGCCGCTGGCTGGAGGGGCCAGCCTGGTTTGCCGCCGGGCGTTATCTGGTTTTTTCGGATATCCCCAACAACCGGATGATGCGCTACGACGATACCAGCGGGCAGACGTCGGTATTTCGTTCGCCCAGCAACAATTCGAATGGCAATACCGTCGACAATCAGGGCCGGCTGATCACCTGCGAGCATCTGACGCGCCGTGTCACACGGACGGAATTCGACGGCAGGATCACCGTTCTGGCCGATCGAATTGCAGGCAAGCGGCTCAATTCTCCAAACGACGTCACCGTCAAGTCCGATGGAACCATCTGGTTCACCGACCCGAGCTACGGCATCCTCCACGATTATGAGGGCGACTACGGCACAGAAGAAATCGGCGGATGCCACGTCTACCGGCATGATCCGGCATCAGGCACGACCGATCAAGTGGCGTCCGATTTCGTCAAGCCGAACGGGCTGGCTTTCTCCCCCGATGAGACAGTGCTTTATATCGCCGACACCGGGGCAACACACCTGTCCGGCGGTCCGCGTCATATTAGAAAGCTCGCAGTCTCGAATGAGGGAAGGCTGAGTGATCTCGGCGTTTTCGCAGAATGTACTGCAGGTCTGTTCGATGGTTTTCGCGTCGATCGGAAGGGCAGGATATGGACGAGCGCCGGCGATGGTGTGCACGCTTACGATCCGGATGGAACGTTGATCGGCAAGATCCATATTCCTGAGGGCGTCTCCAATGTTGCTTTCGGCGGAGAGAAATTGAATCGCCTGTTCATCACCGCGAGCACGTCTCTCTACGCTGTTTATCTCACCGCCAACGGGTCGAGACTGGGATAA
- a CDS encoding SDR family oxidoreductase — MKNLFDLTGRRALITGSSQGIGYALAEGLAQYGAEVIINGRTPETVKRAVESLKDQGLSAHAAIFDVTSKDAAKEGIDAIESDIGPLDILINNAGMQFRTPLEDFPADKWELLLTTNISSVFYVGQAAAKPMIARGQGKIINIASVQSELARPGIAPYTATKGAVRNLTRGMCADWAKYGLQINAIAPGYFKTPLNQALVDNPEFSSWLEKRTPAGRWGNVEELVGVAVFLSGRGSSFINGHTLYVDGGITTCL, encoded by the coding sequence ATGAAGAACTTGTTTGATCTTACCGGACGGCGCGCCCTGATCACCGGCTCGAGCCAGGGGATCGGCTATGCCCTGGCCGAAGGCCTGGCGCAGTATGGCGCCGAGGTGATCATCAACGGCCGCACACCCGAAACCGTCAAACGCGCGGTCGAGAGCCTCAAGGATCAAGGCCTGTCTGCCCATGCGGCGATCTTCGACGTGACCAGCAAGGATGCCGCCAAAGAAGGCATAGACGCGATCGAATCCGATATCGGGCCGCTCGACATCCTGATCAACAATGCCGGCATGCAGTTTCGCACGCCGCTGGAAGATTTCCCGGCGGACAAATGGGAGCTGCTGCTAACCACGAATATTTCGAGCGTGTTTTATGTCGGCCAGGCGGCGGCCAAACCCATGATCGCCCGCGGGCAGGGCAAGATCATCAACATTGCTTCCGTGCAAAGCGAACTGGCGCGCCCCGGCATTGCTCCCTATACGGCGACCAAGGGCGCGGTGCGCAATCTTACCCGCGGCATGTGCGCCGACTGGGCCAAGTACGGCCTGCAGATCAATGCGATTGCGCCGGGCTATTTCAAGACGCCGCTCAATCAGGCGCTTGTCGACAATCCCGAGTTCTCGTCCTGGCTCGAGAAGCGAACGCCGGCCGGACGCTGGGGCAATGTCGAGGAACTGGTCGGCGTCGCCGTTTTCCTGTCGGGCCGGGGCTCGTCCTTCATCAACGGGCACACGCTTTATGTCGACGGCGGCATCACGACCTGCCTCTGA